One stretch of Anaerobacillus sp. CMMVII DNA includes these proteins:
- a CDS encoding YojF family protein yields the protein MNPINVQLVQAEINKYKNKPIYLHLETTNGAYAAHRNEGMMTVSAFIRNGKVEFSQGKITGDHPYRVGLHLEDGWVYAQGLTDWEVNEDGQLLLAGHDSEGKIAIALQLSEKPFI from the coding sequence ATGAATCCAATTAATGTTCAGCTAGTTCAGGCTGAAATAAATAAGTATAAAAATAAACCTATATATCTCCACTTAGAAACAACAAATGGAGCCTATGCGGCTCATCGAAATGAGGGCATGATGACAGTGAGTGCTTTTATTCGAAATGGGAAAGTAGAATTTTCACAAGGGAAAATAACAGGTGATCACCCTTATAGAGTAGGCTTACACTTAGAAGATGGGTGGGTTTATGCTCAAGGACTTACGGATTGGGAAGTAAATGAAGATGGACAATTACTTTTAGCTGGTCATGATAGTGAAGGTAAGATTGCTATAGCTCTACAATTAAGTGAGAAACCTTTTATCTAG
- the bshB2 gene encoding bacillithiol biosynthesis deacetylase BshB2 → MNEEHVLVVFPHPDDESFGPGGTIAEYKRLGVKVTYACLTLGEMGRNMGTPPFANRETLPALRKKELIDACEILGIEDLRMLGFRDKTIEFEDEANLIKTIKEIILEVKPSLIITHYPGHGVHPDHDATGHATVEAVRQLAKEQRPKVYCMAITKEREKVLGKPDVVHDVANTIDVKIAAIKAHRSQTEAIFKQSKDQKASLRKWLTEEHFWIYRF, encoded by the coding sequence ATGAATGAAGAACATGTGTTAGTTGTATTCCCGCATCCTGATGACGAATCATTTGGTCCCGGAGGAACAATCGCAGAGTATAAAAGATTAGGTGTTAAAGTAACATATGCCTGCTTAACATTAGGGGAAATGGGGAGGAACATGGGAACTCCGCCCTTTGCTAATCGAGAAACTTTGCCAGCTCTTCGAAAAAAAGAACTAATTGATGCTTGTGAGATATTAGGGATTGAAGATTTACGAATGTTGGGATTTCGAGATAAAACGATTGAATTTGAAGACGAGGCTAATTTAATTAAAACAATTAAAGAAATTATTCTAGAAGTCAAGCCATCATTAATTATTACTCATTATCCAGGGCATGGTGTTCACCCTGACCATGATGCTACTGGACATGCAACAGTGGAAGCCGTGCGACAGTTAGCAAAGGAACAACGCCCAAAGGTTTATTGTATGGCAATCACAAAAGAACGGGAAAAAGTATTGGGTAAACCAGATGTTGTACATGATGTCGCCAATACCATTGATGTCAAGATTGCAGCCATTAAAGCTCATCGTTCGCAAACAGAAGCTATCTTTAAGCAAAGCAAAGATCAGAAAGCTAGCTTAAGGAAATGGTTAACAGAAGAACACTTCTGGATTTATCGCTTTTAA
- a CDS encoding HAD family phosphatase, translated as MKVAIFDFDGTLFPEETFPLMMRHLKTHPVHAPKYRRFISKILPVYLAYKLKLYPEQKMKEYSMRSYISSFGRSSKIDIQQFFAQLGDEMSQNLSEAVVQRLKQHSKDGYYIMLVSGAFEPLLYSVTKDIDFDCIIGTSIPFKNKEIDKHTPVIHIQGERKNANIFAQLANHDVDWQNSYAYGDSYSDLSVLELVGNPVAVKPEPRLLEIATKRNWEILS; from the coding sequence GTGAAGGTAGCTATTTTTGACTTTGATGGAACATTATTTCCAGAAGAAACTTTTCCTTTGATGATGAGACATTTAAAAACTCATCCAGTCCATGCTCCTAAATATCGTCGTTTTATCTCAAAAATATTACCGGTATATTTAGCTTATAAACTCAAACTTTATCCTGAGCAAAAAATGAAAGAGTATTCTATGCGTTCTTATATTTCCTCATTTGGTCGATCATCTAAAATTGATATCCAACAGTTTTTTGCACAACTTGGTGACGAAATGAGTCAAAATTTAAGTGAAGCGGTAGTCCAAAGGCTAAAACAGCATAGTAAAGACGGGTATTACATTATGTTAGTTTCTGGAGCATTTGAACCTTTACTTTATTCTGTTACAAAAGATATCGACTTTGATTGCATTATTGGTACAAGTATTCCTTTTAAGAATAAGGAAATTGATAAGCATACTCCAGTCATTCACATTCAAGGCGAACGGAAAAACGCTAATATCTTTGCGCAACTTGCCAATCATGACGTAGATTGGCAAAATAGCTACGCTTATGGTGATAGTTATTCTGACCTAAGTGTCCTAGAACTTGTTGGAAACCCTGTAGCTGTAAAACCAGAGCCGAGACTTTTGGAAATTGCTACGAAACGAAATTGGGAAATCCTCTCTTAA
- a CDS encoding YozQ family protein, with amino-acid sequence MGKKNKTTNSSSNQVAENSYDPSDYQSNNEVDKGLAFTHEQVSDTYMEGTIDGEIDNLEEVTKDFPRKQGK; translated from the coding sequence ATGGGCAAAAAAAATAAAACGACTAACAGCAGCAGTAACCAAGTTGCTGAAAATTCATATGATCCTTCTGATTATCAAAGCAATAATGAGGTGGATAAAGGACTTGCCTTTACTCATGAGCAAGTTAGTGACACCTATATGGAGGGAACAATCGATGGTGAGATTGATAATTTAGAGGAAGTAACAAAGGATTTTCCACGAAAGCAAGGAAAGTAA
- a CDS encoding aminopeptidase, translating into MSTFELHLEKYAEIAVKVGINIQQGQTLVINAPTNNMDFVRLVAKKAYEAGAKDVHIEWNDEELTLLKYTLAPDEAFLEFPAWKARGFEELAENGAAFMSIVAANPDLLKEVDPERISNANKARGLALEKYRNYVQADKVSWCVIAAPSKEWAQKVFPTTSEEESVAKLWEAILMATRADLDDPVAAWREHNAKLLSKVDYLNNKKYQKLHYQGPGTDLTIELHEKHLWVGGGGKSESGISFVANMPTEEVFTLPKKDGVNGVVASTKPLNYSGNVIDNFSLTFENGKIVDFTAETGYETLKRLIETDEGSHFLGEVALVPHDSPISNSNIIFYNTLFDENASSHLAIGNAYSFNLEGGKTMSKEELQQHGANTSITHVDFMIGSGEMNIDGITEDGNREPLFKNGNWAF; encoded by the coding sequence ATGAGTACATTTGAACTACACCTAGAAAAATATGCTGAAATTGCCGTTAAAGTTGGAATTAATATTCAACAGGGACAAACGTTAGTGATAAATGCACCTACAAATAACATGGACTTTGTTCGCCTTGTTGCCAAAAAGGCTTATGAAGCAGGAGCAAAAGATGTTCACATTGAATGGAATGACGAAGAACTTACCTTACTAAAATATACTTTAGCACCTGACGAAGCGTTCCTTGAGTTTCCTGCTTGGAAGGCTAGAGGTTTTGAAGAATTGGCTGAAAATGGAGCTGCTTTCATGAGTATCGTTGCTGCTAATCCCGACCTCTTAAAAGAAGTTGACCCTGAAAGAATTTCAAATGCCAACAAAGCAAGAGGCCTAGCTCTTGAGAAGTACCGTAATTATGTTCAAGCTGACAAAGTAAGCTGGTGTGTCATTGCTGCACCATCTAAAGAATGGGCGCAAAAGGTTTTTCCTACTACATCTGAAGAGGAAAGCGTTGCTAAACTTTGGGAAGCAATTCTCATGGCGACTCGAGCTGATTTAGATGACCCAGTAGCAGCTTGGAGAGAACATAACGCTAAACTTCTGAGCAAAGTTGATTATTTAAATAATAAAAAATATCAAAAGTTGCATTATCAAGGGCCTGGCACTGATTTAACAATTGAACTACATGAAAAACACCTTTGGGTTGGTGGTGGAGGTAAGAGCGAATCTGGAATAAGTTTTGTGGCGAATATGCCTACTGAAGAAGTATTTACACTTCCGAAAAAAGACGGGGTTAATGGTGTTGTTGCAAGTACGAAGCCATTAAACTATAGTGGTAACGTCATTGATAATTTCAGTCTAACGTTTGAGAATGGGAAAATTGTTGACTTCACTGCCGAAACTGGATATGAAACCTTAAAACGTTTAATTGAAACTGACGAAGGTTCACATTTTCTTGGAGAAGTAGCTCTTGTACCACACGATTCACCAATCTCAAATTCAAACATTATCTTCTACAACACATTATTTGACGAAAATGCTTCAAGTCATTTAGCGATCGGCAATGCCTATTCCTTCAACCTTGAAGGTGGGAAAACCATGTCAAAAGAAGAACTTCAACAGCATGGGGCAAACACAAGTATTACTCATGTCGACTTTATGATCGGTTCCGGAGAAATGAACATTGATGGAATTACTGAGGATGGTAATCGTGAACCATTATTCAAAAACGGAAACTGGGCGTTTTAA
- a CDS encoding alpha/beta hydrolase: MKKVIKKIFVYLAAVFLIFISYVILSVHYWSTTDEGILPPKTAVILHAVNNNIITSDMKPPKFLIQPRPSTIAREDIMIPVAEGQEIAGRVYYPKSDGGHPVLMYYHGGAFLDGYGNIETHDNIIRAIAARTNSVVIAVGYRVAPQYVFPTAVEDSYEALLWAYQQAERFNGDPDRIAVIGDSAGGNLATAVALMSRDFNGPPLTAQALLYPLTTFQDVPLQSRIIYDSGYYLLSRNVMYRARELYTPMEDMWLSPYTSPLNAESLEALPPTLIITAEYDPLRDEGEQYAERLAEAGIPVTHLHYEGVMHGFISFYEVMNLGEHGLRETVSFLKNVFSDETKLDSGLEKSIVSSPRGREGIREYLEAYAIAAFLLYKDIIG; this comes from the coding sequence ATGAAGAAGGTGATAAAGAAGATCTTCGTCTATCTTGCGGCTGTATTCTTAATTTTTATAAGCTATGTGATCTTATCGGTTCATTATTGGTCGACGACTGACGAAGGAATTTTGCCACCAAAAACTGCCGTCATTCTTCACGCAGTTAACAATAACATTATTACATCAGATATGAAACCACCTAAATTTCTAATACAGCCAAGACCATCGACAATTGCTAGAGAAGATATCATGATCCCTGTGGCAGAAGGTCAAGAAATCGCAGGAAGAGTTTATTATCCCAAAAGCGATGGGGGGCATCCAGTCCTCATGTATTATCATGGAGGTGCTTTTTTAGATGGTTATGGGAATATCGAAACCCATGATAATATTATTCGAGCTATTGCTGCTAGAACAAATAGTGTAGTAATCGCTGTGGGTTATCGAGTAGCACCGCAATATGTTTTTCCAACTGCAGTCGAAGATAGTTATGAAGCATTGCTGTGGGCTTATCAGCAGGCTGAGAGGTTTAATGGCGATCCAGATCGAATCGCAGTTATAGGGGATAGCGCTGGGGGGAACTTAGCGACAGCTGTTGCCTTAATGTCGCGTGATTTTAATGGTCCTCCGTTAACGGCTCAAGCATTGCTCTATCCGCTAACGACGTTCCAAGACGTACCTCTCCAGTCGCGAATTATTTATGACAGTGGATATTACTTATTGTCTCGTAATGTCATGTATCGAGCGCGAGAGTTATATACACCAATGGAAGACATGTGGCTAAGTCCTTACACTTCTCCTCTTAATGCAGAAAGTCTTGAGGCACTGCCACCGACGTTAATAATAACGGCAGAGTATGATCCTTTACGCGATGAAGGTGAACAGTACGCAGAGAGACTAGCGGAAGCAGGAATACCTGTTACCCACCTTCATTATGAAGGCGTAATGCATGGATTTATTTCATTTTACGAAGTCATGAATTTAGGAGAACATGGCTTACGTGAAACAGTTTCATTTCTTAAGAATGTCTTTTCCGATGAGACAAAATTGGACAGCGGTCTAGAGAAATCCATTGTAAGCAGTCCTCGAGGTAGAGAAGGGATTAGGGAATACCTCGAAGCCTATGCAATCGCCGCTTTTTTGCTCTATAAAGATATAATTGGGTAA
- a CDS encoding MATE family efflux transporter, with protein MKQTLTLKEKTKHFLYILLPILVTQFALFSMNFFDTMMSGNVSSNDLAGVAIGSSLWVPIFTGLSGILMAATPIIAHLIGANNKKTVPYTVVQGIYLSIVLAIIVIVIGILFLNPILNFMNLDDVVRNIAKNYLIALAFGIFPLFSYTILRSFIDALGHTRITMIITLLSLPINIFFNYILIFGKLGFPQLGGIGAGVASSITYWCIFLISIYFIHRITPFAEYNIFRDWPKISLHSWKELLKIGVPSGLAIFCETSIFAAVTLLMSQYNTITIAAHQAAINFASFLYMLPLSISMALTITVGFEVGAKRYKDAKSYSYLGIGLGLLLGILCSVILLVFNEQVGMLYTNEPEVLALISQFLIFAIFFQMSDAVGAPLQGALRGYKDVNVTFLLAVLSFWIIGLPLGYTLATFTELGAFGYWIGLITGLATGAVFLFIRLQYVQKRQLMKLTTPPVMKKSS; from the coding sequence ATGAAACAAACCCTTACCCTTAAAGAAAAAACAAAGCATTTCCTATATATTTTACTTCCCATTTTAGTCACTCAATTTGCTTTGTTCTCAATGAATTTCTTTGACACAATGATGAGTGGAAACGTCAGCTCGAATGACTTGGCTGGGGTTGCAATTGGTTCTAGTCTATGGGTTCCAATTTTTACAGGTCTGTCAGGAATCCTGATGGCAGCCACACCGATTATTGCTCATCTTATTGGTGCCAATAATAAAAAAACAGTTCCTTATACTGTTGTTCAAGGTATTTACTTGTCTATTGTATTAGCAATCATTGTAATTGTCATCGGAATACTCTTTTTAAATCCAATCTTGAACTTCATGAACTTAGATGATGTAGTTAGAAACATTGCAAAAAATTATTTGATTGCCTTAGCATTTGGAATATTCCCGTTATTTAGCTACACCATTTTACGTTCTTTTATCGATGCTTTGGGTCATACCCGGATCACCATGATTATTACGCTCTTATCTTTACCCATAAATATTTTCTTTAATTATATTCTTATTTTCGGTAAGCTTGGTTTTCCACAACTAGGGGGAATTGGAGCTGGGGTTGCGTCCTCGATCACATACTGGTGTATCTTTTTAATTTCAATTTATTTTATTCACCGAATCACCCCATTTGCTGAATACAACATTTTTAGAGATTGGCCAAAAATATCGTTGCATTCTTGGAAAGAGCTTCTGAAAATTGGAGTACCAAGTGGTTTAGCAATTTTCTGCGAAACCAGCATTTTTGCTGCTGTCACGCTTTTAATGAGCCAGTATAATACAATTACAATTGCTGCACATCAAGCAGCAATTAACTTTGCCTCATTTTTATATATGCTACCGCTAAGTATTTCAATGGCCTTAACAATTACGGTTGGCTTTGAAGTTGGTGCAAAACGTTATAAGGATGCTAAAAGCTACAGTTACTTGGGGATTGGTCTTGGTTTATTGCTAGGGATTTTATGTTCGGTTATATTACTAGTCTTCAACGAGCAAGTTGGAATGCTTTATACAAATGAACCAGAAGTATTAGCGTTAATTTCTCAGTTTTTAATCTTTGCGATTTTCTTCCAAATGTCTGATGCTGTTGGCGCCCCGCTTCAAGGAGCTCTGCGTGGCTATAAGGATGTAAATGTAACCTTCCTACTAGCAGTCCTCTCATTTTGGATCATCGGATTACCACTTGGCTACACATTAGCTACCTTTACTGAATTAGGTGCGTTTGGCTACTGGATAGGATTAATTACAGGACTTGCAACAGGAGCGGTCTTCTTGTTCATCCGCTTGCAATATGTTCAAAAGAGACAGTTGATGAAACTGACCACGCCACCCGTCATGAAAAAATCATCTTAA
- the uvsE gene encoding UV DNA damage repair endonuclease UvsE, producing the protein MAKVKELTLYNLESVKTILKWNKENNINFFRVSSDIVPFGSHEILDWDWWMDEDVLSLTSEIKTFQRKHGMRLTVHPGQYTIINSPNEKVVENAFRDLEYHYKFINLMGGTDMVIHVGGVYGDKTEAKKRYIENYKKLSPEIRSILILENDDKSFHVKDVLEINEEIGVPVCFDIHHHRCNPYEEESLGGLLDRVIKTWENLRLPKMHISSGKNSKTDASHHDFILREDYDSFIELLGERDADLMFEAKQKELAVLRIRDGEQ; encoded by the coding sequence ATGGCGAAAGTTAAGGAATTAACCTTATATAATTTGGAATCTGTGAAAACAATCCTGAAATGGAATAAGGAAAACAATATTAATTTTTTTAGGGTAAGTAGTGATATTGTGCCTTTTGGCAGCCATGAGATTCTAGATTGGGATTGGTGGATGGATGAGGATGTTTTATCCCTAACTAGTGAGATAAAGACTTTTCAACGAAAGCATGGGATGAGGTTAACGGTTCATCCAGGGCAATATACGATTATCAATTCGCCTAATGAAAAGGTTGTCGAAAATGCGTTTCGTGACCTTGAGTATCATTATAAGTTTATCAATCTGATGGGTGGAACGGATATGGTTATTCATGTTGGTGGGGTCTATGGGGATAAGACAGAGGCTAAAAAACGCTATATTGAAAACTATAAAAAATTAAGCCCTGAAATCCGAAGTATATTAATTTTAGAAAATGATGATAAATCGTTTCATGTGAAGGATGTCTTAGAAATAAACGAAGAAATTGGTGTACCTGTTTGTTTCGACATACATCATCATCGTTGTAATCCATATGAAGAAGAGTCCTTAGGGGGATTATTGGACAGAGTCATTAAGACCTGGGAAAACCTCCGTTTACCGAAAATGCATATTAGTTCAGGAAAAAATTCCAAGACAGATGCGTCCCATCACGACTTTATTTTAAGGGAAGATTATGACTCGTTTATTGAGTTGTTAGGTGAGCGAGATGCTGACTTAATGTTTGAAGCAAAGCAAAAAGAATTAGCAGTATTAAGAATTCGAGATGGAGAGCAATAA
- a CDS encoding aminotransferase A — protein sequence MEHLVNKQVQNIQISGIRQFFNMVASFPDAIQLTIGQPDFPTPTHIKEAGIKAIEENKTGYTKNAGLDELCAAAARFIDSKYGLRYQPKTEVITTIGASQGIDIAFRTILEEGAEVILPGPVYPAYEPIIKMCGAIPVYADTRATDFKITAEQIESLITSKTRCVMLPYPSNPTGCILTETELAAIASVLKDRDIFVLSDEIYSELVYGDKHCSIASFPGMKEKTIIINGLSKSHSMTGWRIGFVFAPETIAKHIIKVHQYNVSCASSISQWAAVQALTVGVDDADSMRVEYEKRRDYVYGRLVAMGIEVVKPNGAFYLFPSIEKFGLSSTEFATRLLQEGKVACVPGSAFSDYGEGYLRLSYAYSMDILEEGCNRLERFISNL from the coding sequence ATGGAGCATTTAGTCAATAAGCAAGTGCAAAACATTCAAATATCTGGAATTCGCCAGTTTTTTAATATGGTAGCAAGCTTTCCGGATGCGATTCAGCTTACGATTGGACAACCTGATTTTCCGACACCAACACATATAAAAGAAGCCGGTATAAAAGCTATTGAGGAAAATAAAACGGGTTATACGAAAAACGCAGGCTTAGACGAGCTTTGTGCAGCTGCTGCTCGTTTTATTGACTCGAAGTATGGACTTCGTTATCAGCCTAAAACGGAAGTCATTACAACAATTGGTGCTAGCCAAGGAATAGATATTGCCTTTCGAACAATTCTAGAAGAAGGTGCTGAGGTGATTTTACCAGGACCTGTATATCCAGCGTACGAACCGATCATTAAAATGTGTGGTGCGATCCCTGTTTATGCGGATACACGAGCTACCGACTTTAAAATAACCGCTGAACAAATAGAAAGCCTTATTACTAGTAAAACAAGATGCGTGATGCTACCGTACCCATCAAATCCAACAGGATGTATTTTAACGGAAACAGAACTTGCCGCTATTGCAAGTGTTCTAAAAGATCGTGATATTTTCGTTCTTTCCGACGAAATATATAGTGAATTGGTGTATGGAGATAAACATTGTTCAATCGCCTCCTTTCCTGGAATGAAGGAAAAAACAATCATCATTAATGGACTATCAAAGTCACACTCAATGACTGGTTGGAGGATCGGCTTTGTCTTTGCTCCAGAAACGATTGCTAAACATATCATTAAGGTCCATCAGTACAATGTTAGCTGTGCGAGTTCCATCTCGCAATGGGCTGCAGTGCAGGCTTTAACAGTAGGTGTTGATGATGCTGACTCGATGCGAGTGGAGTACGAAAAACGTCGTGATTACGTATATGGTCGTTTAGTTGCTATGGGAATCGAGGTAGTCAAACCGAACGGTGCCTTTTATCTATTTCCTTCAATTGAGAAATTTGGTTTGAGTTCGACTGAGTTTGCGACTCGTCTTTTGCAAGAGGGGAAAGTGGCCTGTGTTCCTGGTTCAGCATTTTCGGATTATGGTGAAGGATATCTGCGTTTATCCTATGCGTATAGCATGGATATCCTTGAAGAAGGCTGTAATCGTCTTGAAAGGTTTATTTCGAATTTATAA
- a CDS encoding spore coat associated protein CotJA: MQNFTPRKCYTPYVSPFDPCPPQKVKSYDTPPHLYMAYQPYGLPQFSPREALCAGTLWPALYNPYFSPYKPHERQEDE, translated from the coding sequence ATGCAAAATTTCACACCAAGAAAATGTTATACCCCTTATGTCAGTCCATTTGATCCGTGTCCACCGCAGAAGGTTAAGTCTTATGATACGCCACCTCATTTATATATGGCGTATCAGCCTTATGGGCTTCCGCAGTTTTCACCTCGTGAAGCACTATGTGCCGGAACATTATGGCCAGCTTTGTATAATCCTTATTTTAGTCCGTATAAACCACATGAAAGGCAGGAGGATGAGTAA
- a CDS encoding spore coat protein CotJB has product MHKQLPKEFYPLMEELQAVDFVLLELTLYLDTHPDDQEAIQQFNQFAQTRHQLRHQVEQIYGPLQQYGNSYSGYPWNWKDGPWPWQI; this is encoded by the coding sequence ATGCATAAACAACTGCCGAAGGAATTTTATCCGTTAATGGAAGAACTACAAGCTGTCGACTTTGTTCTATTAGAGCTAACTTTATATTTAGATACCCATCCTGACGATCAAGAGGCCATCCAGCAATTCAATCAATTTGCGCAAACTAGGCACCAATTAAGACATCAAGTTGAACAGATTTATGGCCCACTACAACAATACGGCAATAGTTATAGTGGTTACCCTTGGAATTGGAAAGACGGACCATGGCCGTGGCAAATATAG
- a CDS encoding manganese catalase family protein, translating to MWIYEKKLQYPVKVSQCNPMLAKFLVEQYGGADGELAAALRYLNQRYTIPEKVIGLLTDIGTEEFAHLEMIATMIYKLTKDATPEQMKAAGLGDHYAVHDKALFYHNASGVPWTASYIQAKGDPIADLYEDIAAEEKARATYQWLIDMSDDPDINDSLRFLREREIVHSLRFREAVEILKEEQGKKQFF from the coding sequence ATGTGGATTTATGAAAAAAAACTACAATATCCAGTTAAGGTAAGTCAATGTAATCCGATGCTCGCGAAATTTTTAGTGGAGCAGTATGGGGGTGCAGACGGGGAGTTAGCCGCGGCTCTTCGTTACTTAAACCAACGCTATACAATACCTGAGAAGGTCATTGGCTTGTTGACCGATATCGGGACTGAGGAGTTTGCGCATTTAGAAATGATCGCAACTATGATCTATAAGCTAACAAAAGATGCAACTCCTGAACAAATGAAAGCAGCCGGATTAGGCGACCATTACGCCGTTCATGATAAAGCGCTGTTCTATCATAATGCTTCTGGTGTACCATGGACAGCTTCATATATTCAAGCAAAAGGTGACCCAATAGCAGATTTATACGAGGATATAGCAGCTGAAGAGAAAGCAAGAGCAACATACCAATGGTTAATTGACATGTCTGACGACCCTGATATCAATGATAGCTTACGCTTTTTAAGAGAACGAGAGATTGTCCATTCGTTAAGATTTAGAGAAGCAGTTGAAATATTAAAAGAAGAACAAGGGAAGAAACAATTCTTTTAA
- a CDS encoding sodium-dependent bicarbonate transport family permease, whose amino-acid sequence MFDMVLQNLLSPAIMFFILGIIAAIVSSDFDLPKGLGEGLSAYLLIAIGLKGGIELSNYSFATVSKPILGTIFLGTLIPIITLYVLRHFLKLDLKNSVGLAATYGSVSIVTYGAAITFLDNVNVSYEGFMNALVVVMEIPGILVALLLLGMIEKNSSTPVPKMSARNVGFVAQNPFSFIDKKVLKESLFGKSILLLVGSLVIGLTVGTNGLPIIQPLFFDLYQSVLILFLLNMGLMAGKRLAVVRRHGLKLLGFAIIFPIFYGALGVLVGSFVGLSLGGATLMGVLSASASYIAAPAALRTSVPEADPAIYLGLALGITFPINLTIGIPLYYSIAGWFF is encoded by the coding sequence ATGTTCGATATGGTCCTGCAAAACTTACTTTCACCAGCTATTATGTTTTTCATCCTTGGTATTATTGCCGCAATCGTTAGTTCTGATTTTGATTTACCAAAGGGATTAGGGGAAGGTTTAAGTGCTTATTTATTAATTGCTATTGGCTTAAAAGGTGGAATTGAGTTATCAAACTACTCATTTGCTACAGTTTCAAAGCCCATCCTAGGAACGATTTTTCTAGGAACACTTATCCCAATAATTACTTTATATGTATTACGACATTTCTTAAAATTAGATTTAAAAAACTCCGTTGGTCTAGCGGCAACCTACGGATCTGTAAGTATCGTCACTTACGGAGCTGCGATTACCTTTTTAGACAATGTAAATGTTTCCTATGAAGGTTTCATGAATGCTTTGGTCGTCGTGATGGAAATCCCCGGAATATTAGTAGCATTATTATTACTAGGCATGATCGAAAAAAACAGTTCTACACCCGTACCAAAAATGTCGGCTAGAAACGTTGGTTTTGTTGCACAAAACCCTTTTTCATTTATTGATAAGAAAGTTTTAAAGGAAAGTCTTTTTGGCAAAAGCATTTTATTACTTGTTGGTAGTTTAGTAATTGGTCTTACTGTAGGAACAAATGGATTACCGATCATACAACCTTTATTTTTCGACTTATATCAAAGTGTACTCATTTTATTCTTACTAAATATGGGCTTAATGGCTGGAAAACGGTTAGCGGTCGTCCGCCGTCATGGCTTAAAACTCCTAGGCTTTGCTATTATTTTTCCGATTTTCTATGGAGCATTAGGGGTCTTAGTTGGTTCTTTCGTTGGGCTGTCGCTAGGAGGAGCCACGTTAATGGGCGTTCTCTCGGCAAGTGCTTCTTATATCGCTGCGCCTGCTGCCCTTCGCACATCAGTTCCAGAAGCAGATCCCGCAATTTATTTAGGCTTAGCTTTAGGGATTACTTTTCCGATAAATTTAACGATCGGTATTCCACTTTATTATTCAATCGCGGGCTGGTTTTTCTAA
- a CDS encoding DUF2294 domain-containing protein → METPFQKKGQLEAEISKSITQWEKEYLGRGPLQVKTDILRNMIIVHLKGILTPAEKELTKTDTGLLSIKKIRADLIEAGNHHLKEIINTLTGETVESFHTDISTRNGERIIVFILKDQLEKN, encoded by the coding sequence TTGGAAACACCTTTTCAAAAAAAAGGTCAGTTAGAGGCGGAAATCAGTAAATCAATTACTCAATGGGAAAAAGAGTATCTTGGCAGAGGTCCGTTACAAGTAAAGACAGACATCTTGAGAAATATGATTATCGTTCACCTTAAAGGCATACTTACTCCTGCCGAAAAAGAATTAACAAAGACCGATACAGGACTTCTTTCAATCAAGAAAATTCGCGCTGACCTAATTGAAGCTGGCAACCATCATCTCAAAGAAATAATTAATACCTTAACTGGTGAAACCGTCGAAAGCTTCCATACCGATATAAGTACAAGAAACGGTGAACGAATTATCGTCTTTATCTTAAAGGATCAATTAGAAAAAAATTAG